The sequence ACGGGCAAAACGGGTACCTACAGAACGCACCTGTTATCATTCTAGCATAAGTCACTCAGAATGTCAACAGCCTCGTAAGTGTCCACAACCATTTGACTTACTTCAGGTTGCGTTGTATACTAGCCTCGATAAGTGCACTCGACAGCCCCGCATGTCTGGGCGAAAGTCCCCGCTGTCGCGGTCAGGGCATTCGGCAAGAGATTGTAAGAAGCGACAGGAGTTGCGGAAGGTGCCATCGCATTCGTCCTTAACAGCGACTGCGCCCGGAGAACATCCGGACCTGAAGGCAGGTGCCCAGGCACTCATGGCCGTGGAAAGACGTGCGCGCATCGCCGAGCTGGCCAGGCGCGACGGATCGGTACGAATCAAGCGTCTCCGTGACCTCTTTGGCGTGTCCGAGGTCACCATCCGGGCCGATCTGGACATCCTGGCTGAGCAGGGAGTGCTTATCCGGGATCGGGGTGGTGCCGTCGTCAATACGCGCGCCAGCCTGTTCACGGCATTCGACCAGCGCGCCGGGCTCAACCTGGATGAGAAACGGCGCATCGGTCAGGCTGCCGCCCGACTGGTCCGGCCGGGCGACACAATCATCATGGATGCCGGCACCACAGTGATGGAGATGGCCAGGAACCTGGAAGGCATCTCCCCTCTC is a genomic window of Bacillota bacterium containing:
- a CDS encoding DeoR/GlpR family DNA-binding transcription regulator, yielding MPSHSSLTATAPGEHPDLKAGAQALMAVERRARIAELARRDGSVRIKRLRDLFGVSEVTIRADLDILAEQGVLIRDRGGAVVNTRASLFTAFDQRAGLNLDEKRRIGQAAARLVRPGDTIIMDAGTTVMEMARNLEGISPLTVVTNALNVATQVGSLPDVHVILVGGSLSRETISTIGYHAERDLNDLVVQKVFLGTHAVDLQAGVTDLSIEIAQTKRAMVRAARKVILLADSSKWGRVGFAKVVPLADVHTFVTDSALPETAREAIEQLGVELVLV